AAAAAGAGCCAAGTGAGGAAGTCGATAGGTTAGCGTATGCTGTAATTGGTGCGGCGATTGAGGTGCATCGGGTTTTGGGTCCAGGATTTTTGGAAGAGGTGTATCAAAAGGCTCTTTCTTTGGAATTTTTGATACGTGGGATACCTCATCAACCCAAGTACCCAGTAGGAGTGACCTACAAAGGGCGTCCTGTTGGCGAGGGACAATTGGATTTTCTCGTTGGCGATGTTTTAATTGTGGAATTGAAAGCCGTTCAAAATTTAGCCCCCATTCACGAATCCCAAGTCATCTCGTATCTGAAAATGACCAATCATCCCCTCGCTCTTCTCATCAACTTTAACGTTCCTGTTCTCAAAGAAGGTATCAAACGCATTATCCTCTCTTAATCTTCTCTTCTCTTGGCGTTCTTGGCGTCTTGGCGGTTCATTTCTTTTGACACTCTCACCTTCAAGGCTTCGCCTGTGAAGGGAGATTCTTGCTTCAACAGGTTTTTCTAGCCCACTGTGGTATAACCAGTTAAAAACTCTCCCACAGGCACTGACCCCGACAGATTCCCCTCCACAAGCATCTGTTTTACTACCACGGGCTGCCCGACCGCAGTCACAAAATACTTATTCTGATGTATCGTTTGTCTGATTCACAACATTCGACCCCCCTGTTAATCAGGTATTTCTTTTTGGTGATGCGAGTTGTCTGGTGGAGAAACACCAATCTTGCCTAACCCTAACTTTTTTGGTGGCAAGTATATTCTACTACACCAAGGTATTGCGAAGCCATGTTTTTTATTGGTCGCAATTCATCTCACCCTTAAGGCGAAGCCTGTAACGGGAGTCCTCTTGCGACATCCAAGATAGACAAATATGAGCTACGTTTTAGGAATTGATGGCGGCGGAAGCAAAACTGTTTGCATCCTAATGGATGAGACAGATAAAGTGCTAGGTTGTGGTCAATCAAAAGTGATTTTTCCTCGACATGAACCTGCTTATGGTGCTGCTTTGTTGGCGTTGCAGAGGGTGGCGGGGGAAGGGGAGTTTTGAGGCGAACGCATTTTGACACGAATTATTTAAAAGTGGATCCAGAAGTTTTTCTATCAGAATATCAGATTAGATAGATACCGAGTTATTTGTCAGGGCTTTTATCAGGGCTTTTGTCTCCCCATTCAAGCACCTCGGTACGGACACGCACTTTACCTTCCTTAACAAACCCCAGTCTCTCGGCAACTACAGGTGACACGTCAATAATGACACCTTCCTCTCGATTCTTCGGTGTGGAGGAGCGGTCGATAACCCGAACCTCAGCTACACGCTGATTGTCCAGATTTGTTACCCGTACAACTGTACCCATTGGATATGACGGGTGCGCTGCCACAAGCTCCTTCTTATCAAAGTTTAAGATCTCGCCACTAGCAGTTTTCTTCCCCTCAAATGATTCGCCAATAAAGGTTGCCAGTCCCGACTGTGTCTCCTTGACCTGTTTAGAATCCTGAACTGACTGAGAACCGGGTTCTGAGGCACAACTCGTCAATACGACGGCGACTGCAATAAATGTCGCTTGGATGACAAGCAGGTGAAACGATAAAAAGATTGAAGTTATTTTTCTAAATGATAAAGAACGCATAAACAGACCTCTCATGTATGACTTGCGGCTCGACGTTTATGCAAAATACAGGAGAATACATCCGTCATAACTCAGAAGTCAGAAGTAAAATTTGCTCAGTGTCTAGCTTTTAGACAAAGCGCGTTGTACTTCATTTACTTGCAATGTGCTGTAAAACCTTTTTTTTTAAAATAGTCTTATTACTTTTCCTGCACTTCTACCTGTGGACATAAAACCCCTTCTTCTACCCCTCTCATCGCTAGAAGCGCCGTCCCATAAGCCGCTTCTGTATTCACAGGACGCACCATAGGAACCTGCAAAAGACGCTCCCTAATTGCAGCCCAAGTAGGATTCGCCGCACCACCACCAGCCGTATAAACGCGGGTTAATCGGTCGGCTCCTAATTTCTGTAACAATTCATACCCTCTTGTTTCTATCCGAGCAATGCTTTCCAGCAACCCATGCAAAAATTCCACATCACTAGCTGGACGAGGTTCCAGTCGCGGCGCTAGATTGGAGTCATTTATCGGAAAGCGTTCCCCAGCCTTCAATAACGGATAATAATCCAACTCACAGGTTTTCGACCCATTAATCTGATGGCTCAAGCTTTCTAACTCAGCGTTAGTGAAAAATTGCCGCAGCACTGCACCTCCAGTATTGGAAGCACCCCCAACGAGCCACATATCTCCCAAGCGATGGCTGTAAATCCCGTACCTCGCATCTTCCACACGGGTACGACTCAACAACTTCACCACCAGTGTTGAACCAAGGGAAGTCACTGCTTCACCTGGGAATTTCGCACCACTAGCAACAAAAGCGGCAATACTATCTGTTGTCCCAGCACACACCAAGCAATCTCGACGAAAACCGAACTGAGTCGCAATCTCAGTGCGTAATTCAGCAATGGGAGTCCCAGGTGTGACGACTTTAGGTAAATGAATTGCTATTTCTAGCTTTTCCAGCCATTCTGGGTATTCTAACTCTGCCACGTCATAACCCAGCTTTAATGCATTGTGGTAGTCAGTAACACCTAATTGTCCATGCAGGAGAAATGCTAGCCAGTCGGCTTGATGTAGGAAATATCTGGCTTTAGCAAAAGAGGGTAACTGCGACATCCACAGAAGTTTAGCAAGGCTAGAAGTAGCACTTAACACTGTATGATTCGCTGGCGCTATTTTTCTCAACTGCTCTATCACCGCCGCTCCCCGTGCATCGTTGTACAGTAGTGGTGCATCCACAAGTTTGCCAACAGCATCGCAGAGCAGGACGGTGGAAGAAGTACCGTTAATAGCGATCGCCCTAATTTCTCGCCGCAATTCTTGAGGAATTTGCGATAGGCTGGTCAACAAA
The sequence above is a segment of the Mastigocladopsis repens PCC 10914 genome. Coding sequences within it:
- a CDS encoding GxxExxY protein — translated: MEMNRQDAKNAKKKEPSEEVDRLAYAVIGAAIEVHRVLGPGFLEEVYQKALSLEFLIRGIPHQPKYPVGVTYKGRPVGEGQLDFLVGDVLIVELKAVQNLAPIHESQVISYLKMTNHPLALLINFNVPVLKEGIKRIILS
- a CDS encoding septal ring lytic transglycosylase RlpA family protein, translated to MRSLSFRKITSIFLSFHLLVIQATFIAVAVVLTSCASEPGSQSVQDSKQVKETQSGLATFIGESFEGKKTASGEILNFDKKELVAAHPSYPMGTVVRVTNLDNQRVAEVRVIDRSSTPKNREEGVIIDVSPVVAERLGFVKEGKVRVRTEVLEWGDKSPDKSPDK
- a CDS encoding FGGY-family carbohydrate kinase, coding for MGLYLGIDFGTSGARVVVIDEQACIQAEARYPFEMLDVLDLASCWETALLTSLSQIPQELRREIRAIAINGTSSTVLLCDAVGKLVDAPLLYNDARGAAVIEQLRKIAPANHTVLSATSSLAKLLWMSQLPSFAKARYFLHQADWLAFLLHGQLGVTDYHNALKLGYDVAELEYPEWLEKLEIAIHLPKVVTPGTPIAELRTEIATQFGFRRDCLVCAGTTDSIAAFVASGAKFPGEAVTSLGSTLVVKLLSRTRVEDARYGIYSHRLGDMWLVGGASNTGGAVLRQFFTNAELESLSHQINGSKTCELDYYPLLKAGERFPINDSNLAPRLEPRPASDVEFLHGLLESIARIETRGYELLQKLGADRLTRVYTAGGGAANPTWAAIRERLLQVPMVRPVNTEAAYGTALLAMRGVEEGVLCPQVEVQEK